In the Sarcophilus harrisii chromosome 1, mSarHar1.11, whole genome shotgun sequence genome, one interval contains:
- the BHLHE40 gene encoding class E basic helix-loop-helix protein 40 gives MERITSAQPPPACLGKVPGLEPSEMAGVDFAHMYQVYKPRRGLKRSEDSKETYKLPHRLIEKKRRDRINECIAQLKDLLPEHLKLTTLGHLEKAVVLELTLKHVKALTNLIEQQQQKIMALQSGLQAGELSSRNLDAGQEMFCSGFQMCAREVLQYLAKHESSRDLKSSALVSHLHRMVSEVVQGGAVHKPGDPTPKMMDFKEKPSSLTKGTEGHGKNCVPVIQRTFAHSSGEQSGSDTDTDSGYGGELEKSDSKADQQYFKNDNEHKYPLGERVSTIKQESEDPPAKKTRLEMSDRESHFSSDLIGSSFLGPHPHQPPFCLPFYLIPPSATAYLPMLEKCWYPTSVPVLYPGLPASATALTGFMNPEKIPPPLLMPQRLPSPLPSHSSIDSALLQALKQIPPLNLETKD, from the exons ATGGAAAGGATCACCAGCGCCCAGCCGCCCCCCGCCTGCCTGGGCAAAGTGCCGGGGCTGGAGCCCAGCGAGATGGCCGG GGTGGATTTTGCCCACATGTACCAAGTGTACAAACCGAGGCGAGGGCTGAAAAGGAGCGAGGATAGCAAG GAGACCTATAAGCTGCCGCACCGGCTGATCGAGAAGAAAAGACGTGACCGGATTAACGAGTGCATCGCCCAGCTGAAAGACCTTTTACCCGAACATCTCAAACTTACT ACTTTGGGCCACTTGGAGAAGGCTGTGGTTCTTGAGCTTACCTTGAAGCATGTGAAAGCACTTACCAACCTGATCGAACAGCAACAGCAGAAGATCATGGCCCTTCAGAGTGGCTTACAGGCCG GTGAGCTATCCTCAAGAAACCTTGATGCCGGCCAGGAGATGTTCTGCTCTGGTTTCCAGATGTGTGCCAGGGAGGTGCTGCAGTACCTGGCAAAGCACGAAAGTAGTCGGGATCTGAAATCTTCGGCTCTGGTCAGTCACCTCCACCGCATGGTCTCCGAGGTGGTACAGGGTGGAGCTGTCCACAAGCCTGGTGATCCCACCCCCAAAATGATGGACTTCAAAGAGAAGCCCAGCTCCCTGACCAAAGGCACTGAAGGGCACGGGAAGAATTGTGTTCCAGTCATCCAAAGGACTTTTGCCCATTCGAGTGGCGAGCAGAGTGGAAGTGATACAGACACAGACAGTGGTTACGGAGGGGAGTTGGAGAAAAGTGACTCTAAAGCTGACCagcagtattttaaaaatgataatgaacATAAATACCCTCTGGGAGAAAGAGTAAGCACCATTAAGCAAGAATCCGAAGATCCACCTGCAAAAAAGACCAGACTAGAAATGTCTGACAGGGAAAGCCATTTTAGCAGCGATCTGATCGGGTCTTCCTTTCTGGGCCCTCACCCTCACCAGCCTCCCTTCTGCCTGCCTTTTTATTTGATCCCGCCATCCGCAACGGCCTATCTTCCCATGTTGGAGAAGTGCTGGTATCCCACCTCGGTCCCAGTCTTGTACCCTGGGCTCCCCGCTTCAGCGACAGCTCTCACTGGCTTCATGAACCCAGAGAAGATTCCTCCTCCCTTGCTGATGCCCCAGAGACTCCCTTCTCCACTGCCATCCCATTCCTCCATCGACTCGGCTCTGCTCCAGGCTCTGAAGCAGATCCCACCTTTAAACTTGGAAACCAAAGACTAA